The Girardinichthys multiradiatus isolate DD_20200921_A chromosome Y, DD_fGirMul_XY1, whole genome shotgun sequence genome has a window encoding:
- the LOC124863831 gene encoding zinc finger protein 750-like, which yields METDQERKPKRPHYIPRPPGKPFKYQCFQCPFTCNEKSHLFNHMKYNLCQNSIFLVTQRNGHTPRQIKAVAKVVSVKSKDCINVLPAVRSISPEKQGTEEKKEESRDDTEELDVGCDSPVNKDNQSVAKPNTITDREIAENDETKDLPRPSAFSPVTPNRDGAEALVSTVQRREHSPASNINHPTNPWGRTLPFKSFTPLMAPEYAPYFMPEQPLYPPYYLSRHIPVNDPNTPSFQPDFIDPQRSLVQQPIAPPLGAPFPPYPYRYCHTLHPATPLPYALYRPDELSMPIKGHRYFPLDGYGQSFGHKDYDLYMHSSHNSAHNSAQGESHHGQNADKATRLSPKEGCSALGSPDRPSQANIILRDSESSQCMTTGELETSPHLGQTPIVVEAVTKDSRQEESEETLLQLGRRHLDGGPNGRGLHSSLSDKDHQEESDYAAPLNLSKRNQDHEEKPEHRLMSLDAGKVKGIELPLNLSLRASRHIPTYSSAPSPSEDLPQRGDKDLDEKPYDQRQTAALALCQLATASSAASSGDFYIKAQPSKKSIDSATPDSSKNTKPTKRVKATGLKRRSSDQSESKCQKPNKKIKATGRTLRRRTRCY from the exons ATGGAAACTGATCAGGAACGCAAGCCAAAAAGGCCTCACTACATTCCTCGACCACCAGGCAAACCTTTTAAGTACCAATGTTTCCAGTGTCCTTTCACCTGTAACGAGAAGTCTCATCTCTTTAATCATATGAAATACAATTTATGTCAAAATTCAATCTTCTTGGTGACTCAAAGAAATGGACACACACCCCGACAAATAAAGGCTGTAGCAAAGGTAGTCTCTGTCAAATCTAAGGATTGTATAAATGTCCTTCCAGCAGTCCGAAGCATAAGTCCCGAGAAGCAAGGAAcggaagagaagaaagaagaaagcagAGATGATACAGAAGAATTAGATGTTGGGTGTGACAGTCCAGTGAATAAGGACAACCAGAGTGTTGCAAAACCAAATACAATCACTGACAGAGAAATCGCAGAGAATGATGAGACCAAGGATCTGCCACGCCCATCTGCTTTCTCCCCTGTCACGCCTAACCGTGACGGTGCTGAGGCCTTGGTGTCAACTGTGCAGAGGAGAGAGCATTCACCGGCTTCTAACATTAACCATCCAACCAACCCGTGGGGCAGAACTCTTCCATTTAAATCTTTCACTCCTCTCATGGCTCCTGAATACGCTCCCTATTTCATGCCTGAGCAACCCCTGTATCCACCATACTATCTCTCAAGACACATCCCTGTAAATGATCCAAACACTCCATCTTTCCAGCCAGATTTCATAGATCCCCAAAGATCTCTGGTGCAACAACCCATTGCCCCACCTCTTGGAGCCCCATTCCCTCCTTATCCTTACAGATATTGCCACACTCTTCATCCAGCCACACCTCTGCCTTATGCCCTTTACAGACCCGATGAGCTTTCCATGCCAATTAAAGGACACAGATACTTTCCTTTGGATGGCTATGGTCAAAGCTTTGGCCATAAGGATTATGACTTATACATGCATTCCAGTCACAACAGCGCTCACAACTCTGCCCAAGGGGAGAGTCACCACGGCCAAAATGCCGACAAAGCAACCAGGTTGAGTCCTAAAGAGGGCTGCTCAGCTTTAGGATCACCTGACAGACCCAGTCAAGCAAACATCATCCTGAGAGATTCAGAGTCTTCACAGTGCATGACCACTGGTGAGTTGGAGACCTCTCCCCACCTTGGACAGACACCAATCGTTGTGGAAGCAGTCACAAAAGATTCAAGGCAAGAGGAGTCTGAAGAAACCTTGCTTCAGTTAGGGCGTCGTCACTTAGATGGAGG GCCCAATGGAAGAGGTCTACATTCCTCTTTGTCAGATAAAGACCATCAAGAGGAATCAGATTATGCAGCACCTCTTAACTTGTCAAAAAGAAACCAGGACCATGAAGAGAAACCTGAACACAGGCTGATGAGTTTAGATGCAGGTAAAGTGAAAGGCATAGAGCTTCCACTGAACCTCAGCCTCCGAGCTTCTCGCCACATCCCCACATACAGCTCTGCTCCAAGCCCTTCAGAGGACCTTCCACAGAGAGGTGACAAAGACCTGGATGAAAAACCATATGACCAGAGGCAGACTGCAGCTCTGGCTCTCTGCCAACTTGCCACTGCAAGCTCTGCAGCTTCTTCGGGTGATTTTTACATTAAAGCCCAGCCTTCTAAAAAATCAATAGACTCTGCAACTCCTGATTCTTCGAAAAATACCAAGCCGACTAAAAGAGTTAAAGCGACTGGCCTGAAAAGACGAAGCAGTGACCAGAGTGAGAGCAAAtgccaaaaaccaaacaagaaaataaaagcaacagGGCGAACTCTGAGGAGGAGGACTCGCTGCTACTAA